In Chlamydiota bacterium, a single genomic region encodes these proteins:
- a CDS encoding glycosyltransferase family 39 protein, protein MKHARVLVFLMAAAFLARLPLCLEPPEVLIPKAVSDDMFYYLCLARSVAEGRGAAVDGENPTNGFHPLWLLVLVPLHAATGGGTPFIHGALVLLTLFSVLSAWFLYALLRRACGEWPSLLAAVVWLCCPYAVIVGLSGVEAPLYVLLLGAVSCAYLRARGRGVGSYFALGLLAGAAVLARLDGAVFAAVIALDMAAGAGARGAPVGTRLRRIAAFAAGCALPLLPWLCWSYARTGSLLQMSGSAIYHQQHVLFRAANARAPWGAWALSWLSNVAANIRGSFATVAVISGLCPAAGLAAGALCAALVAAAAAKDRVLFLDWLRRCAVLAFLFIYGLVVFLLYCAYLWYSQDWYFYSVVFTACAAFGCVLDLAGGVLLRSLPRAARTAAWAALAVCLAGFFTERSVSWWGRGTRGWQLDMYRAARWAAENLPPEARIGSFNSGIAAWYCPQTVINLDGVANGAAYRAITAGRIFDYVREERITHLIESSISLRFRAAQSPSSPPPPLRILHAEASYPEARRRGNPVVVYEVRGGGRGR, encoded by the coding sequence ATGAAACACGCCAGGGTGCTCGTTTTTCTGATGGCGGCCGCGTTTCTCGCGCGGCTCCCGCTCTGCCTCGAGCCGCCGGAGGTCCTGATCCCGAAGGCCGTCTCGGACGACATGTTCTACTACCTCTGCCTCGCGCGGAGCGTCGCGGAGGGGCGGGGGGCGGCTGTGGACGGCGAGAACCCGACGAACGGCTTCCACCCGCTCTGGCTCCTCGTCCTCGTCCCGCTCCACGCGGCGACCGGCGGCGGGACGCCGTTCATCCACGGCGCGCTCGTGCTCCTGACGCTCTTCTCCGTCCTCTCCGCCTGGTTCCTCTACGCACTTCTCCGGCGCGCGTGCGGGGAGTGGCCGTCGCTTCTCGCCGCGGTCGTCTGGCTCTGCTGCCCGTACGCGGTCATCGTCGGCCTCTCGGGCGTGGAGGCGCCGCTCTACGTGCTCCTGCTCGGGGCGGTCTCGTGCGCCTACCTGCGCGCGAGGGGCCGGGGCGTGGGCTCCTATTTCGCCCTCGGCCTCCTGGCGGGCGCCGCCGTGCTCGCGCGGCTGGACGGGGCGGTCTTCGCGGCGGTCATCGCGCTGGATATGGCTGCCGGGGCCGGGGCGCGGGGGGCGCCTGTCGGTACGCGGCTGCGCCGCATCGCGGCGTTCGCCGCCGGCTGCGCCCTCCCGCTGCTCCCGTGGCTCTGCTGGTCGTACGCGCGCACCGGCTCTCTTCTCCAGATGAGCGGGAGCGCCATCTACCACCAGCAGCACGTCCTCTTCCGGGCGGCAAACGCCCGTGCGCCGTGGGGCGCCTGGGCGCTCTCGTGGCTCTCGAATGTCGCGGCCAACATCCGCGGCTCCTTCGCGACGGTCGCGGTCATCTCGGGCCTTTGCCCCGCCGCGGGGCTCGCGGCCGGCGCCCTGTGCGCCGCGCTTGTCGCCGCGGCCGCCGCGAAGGACCGCGTGCTCTTCCTGGATTGGCTGCGGCGGTGCGCCGTCCTCGCGTTCCTCTTCATCTACGGCCTCGTCGTCTTCCTCCTCTACTGCGCGTACCTCTGGTACAGCCAGGACTGGTACTTCTACTCCGTCGTCTTCACGGCGTGCGCGGCCTTCGGCTGCGTCCTCGACCTCGCCGGCGGCGTCTTACTGCGTTCCCTGCCGCGCGCCGCGCGGACGGCCGCGTGGGCCGCGCTCGCGGTCTGCCTCGCGGGCTTCTTCACGGAGAGGAGCGTCTCCTGGTGGGGCCGCGGCACGCGCGGCTGGCAGCTCGACATGTACCGGGCGGCGCGCTGGGCGGCGGAGAACCTCCCGCCGGAGGCGCGGATCGGCTCGTTCAACTCCGGGATCGCGGCGTGGTATTGCCCGCAGACGGTGATCAACCTCGACGGGGTCGCGAACGGGGCTGCCTACCGGGCGATCACGGCGGGCAGGATCTTCGACTACGTCCGGGAGGAGCGGATCACGCACCTGATCGAGTCTTCGATCTCCCTCCGGTTCCGCGCCGCCCAGTCGCCGTCGAGCCCCCCGCCGCCGCTGCGGATCCTGCACGCGGAGGCGTCGTACCCGGAGGCGCGGAGGCGGGGGAACCCGGTGGTCGTGTACGAGGTGCGCGGAGGGGGGAGGGGGCGATGA